Proteins from a single region of Pecten maximus unplaced genomic scaffold, xPecMax1.1, whole genome shotgun sequence:
- the LOC117321296 gene encoding protein PML-like, with amino-acid sequence MAEALIDNQPFKCLICLQECNIPRQLPCFHTFCTGCLNTYINSEYVTEDNRTYFPCPVCESPCYPQNKDAPVSSWAGSFPRNQLFASSTYKETESGQTFCHGCLTDDEENVASFWCKACSEALCQPCRVAHRRSKLLSTHKVIAIDEVSKTDIRMPVFIDNTCPHHTGKTIEVYCHDHNALCCVLCVTLSHRRCTNVSSLGDTTKMFSLDLIECELEKMKDESKTIVEEDENKLTTLEDDYQKMTSNVATMIKKAKDKLDDLHKRFQTGLDVTYRRHRESLHERLRTNRIFQANIENTNQLMRVVKGKSPDVDTFIVTEQSKTQLLSHVRRLQQRTGSKHNTFELKIRYDDVLEKVVNVMTTVGRLEVSSSLSSSSQDSLTSIRKTIDTLQATSSVTSFSESTSSSDMLRDVGHVAVPSSVSSASY; translated from the coding sequence ATGGCGGAGGCTCTTATAGACAATCAACCCTTCAAATGTCTGATATGTCTCCAGGAATGTAACATACCCCGACAGCTACCATGTTTTCACACGTTTTGCACCGGTTGTTTAAACACCTATATTAATTCAGAATACGTCACAGAAGATAACAGGACGTACTTCCCCTGTCCGGTATGCGAAAGTCCGTGTTACCCTCAAAACAAGGATGCTCCCGTTAGTTCTTGGGCCGGTTCGTTTCCTCGGAACCAGCTGTTCGCTTCATCAACGTATAAAGAGACAGAATCAGGTCAGACATTCTGCCACGGATGTCTAACTGACGACGAAGAGAACGTTGCTTCCTTCTGGTGTAAAGCATGCTCGGAAGCCTTGTGTCAGCCATGTCGCGTTGCACACCGACGAAGCAAATTACTTTCAACGCACAAAGTCATTGCCATAGACGAGGTTTCTAAGACGGATATACGCATGCCTGTATTCATTGACAACACGTGTCCTCATCATACGGGAAAGACGATCGAAGTATACTGCCACGACCACAACGCCTTATGCTGTGTTCTGTGCGTGACACTGTCACATAGAAGGTGTACGAATGTTAGTAGCCTTGGAGATACTACAAAGATGTTCTCACTTGATCTCATCGAATGTGAGTTAGAAAAGATGAAGGACGAGTCAAAAACGATTGTCGAAGAGGACGAAAACAAACTGACCACTCTCGAAGACGATTACCAGAAAATGACCAGCAATGTGGCCACGATGATCAAGAAAGCGAAAGATAAGCTGGATGATCTTCACAAACGTTTTCAAACCGGGTTAGACGTAACATACCGACGTCATCGAGAAAGTCTACATGAACGCTTACGCACCAATAGGATATTTCAAGCAAACATTGAAAACACCAACCAACTGATGAGGGTGGTAAAAGGAAAAAGTCCTGACgttgatacatttattgtaACGGAACAATCCAAGACACAACTCCTAAGTCACGTGCGGCGTTTACAGCAGAGGACTGGAAGCAAGCACAACACATTTGAATTGAAGATTAGATATGACGACGTATTAGAGAAGGTCGTCAACGTGATGACAACTGTGGGAAGATTAGAAGTCTCCTCTTCATTGTCATCGTCATCACAAGACTCCCTCACATCTATCAGAAAAACCATTGACACACTCCAGGCAACATCGTCCGTGACATCGTTTTCCGAATCAACGTCCTCCTCGGACATGCTGAGAGATGTAGGACACGTGGCAGTTCCATCTTCAGTCAGTAGCGCCTCGTATTGA